The following are encoded in a window of Candidatus Woesearchaeota archaeon genomic DNA:
- a CDS encoding DUF1610 domain-containing protein, which produces MKADIKCVSTGQKIANDIGSVTFKCPQCGDYEIVRSEYARVIAAPYKCPKCSFEGPN; this is translated from the coding sequence ATGAAAGCAGATATAAAATGTGTTTCCACTGGTCAAAAAATAGCTAATGATATTGGCTCAGTTACTTTTAAATGTCCTCAATGTGGAGACTATGAAATAGTGCGTTCTGAATATGCTCGTGTTATAGCAGCTCCTTACAAATGCCCAAAATGCAGCTTTGAAGGCCCAAATTAG
- a CDS encoding elongation factor 1-beta, with protein MVSVVATIKVMPESPDTDLKAIEVKAEKCITSFGAALGKTEIHPVAFGLKALHLIIITPEEKGSTESLENDIAKIQGVNSVDVIDVRRAIG; from the coding sequence ATAGTAAGTGTTGTAGCAACTATTAAAGTGATGCCTGAATCACCAGATACCGATCTAAAAGCAATAGAAGTAAAAGCTGAAAAATGCATTACTTCGTTTGGCGCAGCATTAGGCAAAACTGAGATTCATCCCGTAGCTTTTGGATTAAAAGCATTGCATCTTATCATCATAACTCCTGAAGAAAAAGGTTCTACTGAATCCTTAGAAAATGACATAGCAAAGATTCAAGGAGTAAATTCTGTTGATGTTATTGATGTGAGAAGAGCAATTGGATAA
- a CDS encoding deoxyhypusine synthase family protein: MNTKEDFRTIKRFIKHNFRHFNGAVVVDAAEGWVKHLKQGGKMLVTMAGAMSTAELGISLAEMIRQGKVHAICCTAANLEEDLFNLVAHNHYKRVPHYRSLRPEDELELLNQNMNRVTDTCIPEHEAMRRIEQQLFKVWERADKEGKRYFPYEFIYQLIREKMLVPYHQIDPKDSWVIAACEKNIPIFTPGWEDCTTGNMFVGLFKRGNLSNLQIVKSGIEFMDMLIDWYLETTKDTSLGFFQIGGGIAGDFPICVVPLIRQDMEKQCKLWGYFCQISDSTTSYGSYSGAVPNEKITWEKLGVDTPKFVIESDATIVAPLIFAYVLAE, from the coding sequence ATGAACACAAAAGAAGATTTTAGAACCATAAAAAGATTTATTAAACATAATTTTCGCCATTTTAATGGAGCGGTTGTTGTCGACGCAGCTGAAGGATGGGTTAAACATCTTAAGCAAGGCGGCAAGATGCTGGTTACCATGGCAGGCGCTATGAGCACTGCTGAATTAGGGATTTCTTTGGCTGAAATGATCAGGCAAGGCAAAGTTCATGCAATTTGCTGCACCGCCGCCAATTTAGAAGAAGATCTTTTTAATCTTGTTGCCCACAATCATTACAAGCGCGTGCCTCATTATCGATCACTGCGGCCGGAAGATGAACTTGAACTGCTTAATCAAAATATGAATCGCGTTACTGATACGTGCATTCCAGAACATGAAGCAATGCGAAGAATTGAGCAGCAATTGTTCAAAGTGTGGGAACGCGCAGACAAAGAAGGCAAACGTTATTTTCCTTATGAATTTATTTACCAGCTTATTAGGGAAAAGATGCTTGTACCTTACCATCAAATTGATCCAAAAGATTCTTGGGTTATTGCAGCTTGCGAAAAGAATATTCCTATTTTTACACCAGGTTGGGAAGATTGCACTACAGGAAATATGTTTGTTGGCCTGTTTAAGAGAGGCAACCTCTCTAATCTCCAGATAGTTAAATCAGGAATTGAATTTATGGACATGCTTATTGACTGGTATTTGGAAACAACTAAAGACACTTCATTAGGCTTCTTCCAAATTGGAGGAGGAATTGCAGGTGATTTTCCCATTTGTGTTGTGCCTTTGATTAGACAAGATATGGAAAAACAATGCAAATTATGGGGATATTTCTGCCAGATTTCAGACAGCACTACTTCTTATGGTTCATACAGCGGAGCAGTTCCTAATGAGAAAATAACCTGGGAAAAATTAGGTGTTGATACGCCTAAATTTGTTATAGAATCAGATGCAACCATAGTTGCTCCGTTGATATTTGCGTATGTTTTGGCTGAGTAA
- a CDS encoding DUF1624 domain-containing protein, with translation MMVRFYELDVCRGIAISMMILFHVLWDLLYFQFLSIDLYHGFWKLFQVATATLFLLIVGISAALSAKNLNFSQRLKKFSLRSAKILSLASVITLITYFFMRDNYIFFGILHLIGVSIFLSSFFIRFKYANLIFGIVLITLGNILNQLTFSFKWLVWLGFEYNGLTTVDYYPLILWFGVVLIGIFLGKTFYENDKRIFGWQQIPENRFFIIFSYLGRHSLVIYLIHQPILFGLTYFIHYIIT, from the coding sequence ATGATGGTTAGGTTTTATGAACTTGATGTTTGCAGAGGAATTGCAATTAGTATGATGATACTATTCCATGTGTTGTGGGATTTACTTTATTTTCAATTTCTTTCAATTGATTTATATCATGGTTTTTGGAAATTGTTTCAAGTTGCAACTGCAACGCTGTTTTTATTGATTGTTGGAATTTCAGCAGCGCTTAGCGCCAAAAACTTGAATTTTTCACAACGTTTGAAGAAATTTTCACTACGATCAGCAAAAATCTTGTCACTTGCATCCGTTATTACCCTTATCACCTACTTTTTTATGCGAGATAATTATATTTTCTTTGGTATCTTACATTTGATAGGGGTGAGCATCTTTCTTTCAAGTTTTTTTATTAGATTCAAATATGCTAATCTTATCTTTGGAATAGTATTAATTACTTTAGGAAACATTCTTAACCAACTAACTTTTAGTTTCAAATGGCTTGTGTGGCTAGGTTTTGAATATAATGGCTTAACAACCGTTGATTATTATCCCTTAATACTTTGGTTTGGTGTAGTTCTAATCGGGATATTTCTAGGAAAAACTTTTTATGAAAACGACAAGAGAATCTTTGGATGGCAACAGATCCCAGAAAACAGGTTTTTTATTATATTCTCATATCTAGGAAGACATTCATTGGTAATTTACCTTATTCATCAGCCGATATTATTTGGTTTAACCTATTTTATTCACTATATTATTACTTGA
- a CDS encoding tRNA (guanine(10)-N(2))-dimethyltransferase codes for MKYIKENEIIIPIAMPKKISKELPVFYNPVMKLNRDLSVALLKALSRKQLQIALPLAGTGVRGARFLKELPISMIKEIQVNDHDAAAVKKIKELLIINKLLASKKIIIHHQDANDFLLASSGFDYIDIDPFGTPNPFLDSAIKRLSRSGILAVTATDTSALAGTYPDACQRKYWAAPLRNYLMHEIGLRILIRKVQLIGSQYGKALAPIFSYTKEHYYRVFFSCVKGKKTVDSFLQQHAYFLFCKQCFGFKVSAYNQDVCCKNKMIFAGPLWIGNLWDSALVKNMELGALEQIKEESLVDVVGFYDIHELVSRYKLEMPKFEEIMNQIRTKGYQAARTHISPYGIRTNASLKEVIKCIKKC; via the coding sequence ATGAAGTACATTAAAGAAAATGAGATTATAATTCCCATTGCAATGCCAAAAAAAATTTCCAAGGAATTGCCAGTATTTTACAATCCTGTGATGAAATTAAATCGCGACCTAAGTGTTGCGTTGTTAAAAGCATTGTCACGGAAGCAGCTTCAAATAGCATTGCCTTTAGCAGGAACTGGTGTCAGAGGCGCGCGTTTTTTGAAAGAATTGCCAATATCAATGATCAAAGAAATTCAGGTTAACGATCACGACGCTGCTGCCGTTAAAAAAATCAAAGAATTATTGATCATAAACAAGTTATTGGCTTCAAAAAAAATAATTATTCATCATCAAGATGCAAATGATTTTCTTCTTGCGTCATCAGGTTTTGATTATATTGACATAGATCCTTTTGGAACTCCAAATCCTTTTTTGGATAGCGCCATTAAACGGCTTTCACGCAGCGGCATTCTTGCAGTAACAGCAACTGATACAAGCGCATTAGCTGGAACCTATCCAGATGCGTGCCAAAGAAAATATTGGGCTGCGCCCTTGCGTAATTATCTGATGCATGAGATTGGCTTAAGGATATTAATTCGAAAAGTGCAGCTTATAGGAAGTCAATATGGCAAAGCACTTGCTCCTATTTTTAGCTATACTAAGGAACATTATTATCGTGTTTTTTTCTCTTGTGTTAAAGGAAAAAAAACAGTTGATTCTTTCTTACAGCAGCACGCGTATTTTTTGTTTTGCAAACAATGTTTTGGATTTAAAGTTAGTGCTTATAATCAAGATGTTTGCTGTAAAAACAAAATGATATTTGCAGGACCATTGTGGATTGGAAATTTATGGGACAGCGCCTTAGTAAAAAATATGGAATTAGGTGCATTAGAACAAATAAAAGAAGAATCATTAGTTGATGTTGTTGGGTTTTATGATATTCATGAATTAGTTTCACGTTATAAATTAGAAATGCCTAAATTCGAAGAGATTATGAATCAGATTAGAACGAAAGGCTATCAAGCTGCAAGAACTCATATTTCTCCTTATGGAATAAGAACAAATGCATCGTTGAAAGAAGTAATTAAGTGTATTAAGAAGTGTTAA
- the lysA gene encoding diaminopimelate decarboxylase codes for MDKEAVVKTVKKKRKVLSKRYLKPKWSFLGQDRKGILTLEGVHVTDLAQKYGTPLYILIESEIRDRLRRFKNAFLYEKLRPQYACKCNSNLEILKIVREEGFELDVSSVGEIILGLLADFSPDQITFTNLYKTEQDIMFAAKVGVRAITADSLEEIRKMGMVAEKMQSPIRMFIRINPNIRYGNKVQKIHSFGTPLVAAKYGIPIAYAKKAIALAKSYEFIDIIGLHFHGGYMPNYRVYFQAAKKLLKLAKFCKEEYNIIIQDIDLGGGFPVQYNDETIFTPEEMGKKFVRYFKKLLVNYDLQWPNLVFEPGKFIVANAGVGLVKVISKKPTKNKKILVTDGSTYAMLPDPIIYQTYYEILPATRMSLPRVRKYDIAGCTCDCIDILASNRKLPVLKENDILAIMDTGAYSNAMASNFNNLKRPPMVMIKENGSVKLIRRRDRYSEMFAPELDVLKMADPKEMKQLYNLSRINMGKIWGPNGKK; via the coding sequence ATGGATAAAGAAGCTGTTGTCAAAACGGTAAAAAAAAAGAGAAAAGTTCTTTCAAAACGCTATCTTAAGCCTAAGTGGAGTTTTCTAGGTCAGGATAGAAAAGGAATTCTTACCTTAGAAGGTGTTCATGTTACTGATCTTGCTCAGAAATATGGAACGCCGCTTTACATATTGATTGAAAGTGAGATTCGAGACCGGTTGCGAAGATTCAAAAACGCATTTCTTTATGAAAAGCTGCGGCCGCAATATGCTTGCAAATGCAATTCAAATCTTGAAATTCTCAAAATAGTTCGTGAAGAAGGTTTTGAATTAGATGTGAGCAGTGTTGGAGAGATTATTCTTGGCTTGCTTGCAGATTTCTCTCCTGATCAAATTACGTTTACTAATTTGTATAAAACAGAACAGGATATTATGTTTGCTGCAAAAGTCGGCGTTCGTGCTATTACTGCAGATTCTTTAGAAGAGATTAGAAAAATGGGTATGGTTGCAGAAAAAATGCAGAGTCCCATTAGGATGTTTATTCGTATTAATCCAAATATACGGTATGGAAATAAAGTCCAAAAAATACATTCTTTTGGAACTCCTTTAGTTGCTGCTAAATATGGTATTCCTATTGCATATGCAAAAAAAGCAATAGCTTTGGCAAAAAGCTATGAATTTATTGATATTATTGGCTTGCATTTTCATGGAGGGTACATGCCTAATTACCGTGTTTACTTCCAAGCTGCGAAAAAACTGCTTAAGTTAGCTAAATTCTGCAAGGAGGAGTATAATATTATTATCCAGGATATTGATCTAGGGGGAGGATTTCCTGTTCAATATAATGATGAAACCATTTTTACTCCAGAAGAGATGGGTAAAAAGTTTGTAAGATATTTTAAGAAGCTTCTTGTTAATTATGATTTGCAATGGCCAAACTTAGTTTTTGAGCCTGGAAAGTTTATTGTAGCTAATGCAGGCGTTGGCTTGGTAAAAGTCATCAGCAAAAAACCTACCAAAAATAAGAAAATCCTTGTAACTGATGGATCAACCTATGCAATGCTACCAGATCCTATTATCTACCAAACATACTACGAAATTCTTCCTGCAACACGGATGTCTTTGCCGAGAGTAAGAAAGTATGATATTGCAGGATGCACCTGTGATTGTATTGATATTCTTGCTTCAAACCGAAAACTGCCGGTATTAAAAGAAAATGACATACTTGCGATTATGGACACTGGTGCTTACAGCAATGCGATGGCATCCAATTTCAATAATCTTAAAAGGCCTCCTATGGTAATGATTAAGGAGAACGGCAGTGTAAAGCTTATCCGAAGAAGAGATCGTTATTCTGAAATGTTTGCTCCGGAGTTAGATGTCTTAAAAATGGCAGATCCAAAAGAGATGAAACAACTTTATAATTTATCGCGAATTAACATGGGCAAAATCTGGGGTCCAAACGGAAAGAAATGA